The genomic region AAGACGAACCCCATTGGACGTGTGTTCTGGCTGTTCCCTGAATTGAACGCCTCGGCGTTTGCCCGCCGATTGGGAATCCCTCAGCCCCTGTTCGCCGCATACGTAAACGGAACGAAGAAACCTTCTTCGGCAAGGAAAAAACTCATTGACGAAGAACTGCGCCGTATCGGCAGGGAGTTGCTAAAAACAGTGGCATAGTTTTTTGGCCAACAATTTGGCCGTCCGTGATGTGCGGGCGGCTTTTGTGTTGATGCTTTGGGCTTGTTTTGCTTTTTTGGGTGAAAATAAATTACATTCTCTTTAGAAAAACATTGTTTGGAGGCGTTTATGAAGAAGTATCTTGATCTGTCATCCTGGAGCCGCAAGGCGGCGATAGGATCCATGCTGATAGTGGCGTTTGCTGTTGTCGGGTGCGATGACAGTTCTTCAGCGTCTGCTGGGCAGAATGATGAACCGGCTGTTGAATCGTCTTCTTCGAGTAGTGGCAAGGCTGGTGAGCCTGCCGAACCAGCCGAAGAGGCTTCATCCAGTAGTGAAAAGGCGAAGTCTTCGTCTTCTGATGAGAATTCGCAGTCGTCCAGCAGCAGCTCTACTAATGTGCGGTCTAGCTCTAGTGAAACTGAATCAAGTTCTAGCAGTGTAAGTGAGTTGTCTTCAAGCTCTTTGAACGACTTTGATTGGAACGAGCCCAAAGAAACTTACTTGAATCCGGAAATAGAGTATGATACTATAATAGACTCTCGCGACGGCAAGGTTTACAAGATGGTGACTATCGGTGATCAGGTATGGATGGCGGAAAACTTGAACTTTGACCCTGGTCAGGGAGGTTCCGGCGATGCAAAATACGAATGGTCCTGGTGCTACGATAATGAGCCCAGGAACTGCGACGTGGCTGGGCGCCTTTACACTTGGGCGGCAGCAATTGATTCGGTGAAGTTGGCGAATGATGCGGAAAACCCGCAGGAGTGCGGCTATGGCAAGAACTGTAACCTGCCTGCAAAGGTACAGGGTGTTTGCCCGCCGGATTGGCACCTGCCAACTCAAGCGGAGTGGAATACCCTGTTTTTGTCGGTGGGCGGTCAATATCAATCTACTGCGGGCAAGGCTCTCAAATCGCAGAGTGGCTGGTTTGTTATCAATTCGGGTAACTATTTTTTCAGCGGGAATGGTACGGATGAGTTTGGTTTTTGCGCTTTGCCTGTCGGTTGGGAGGACCGTGAAGGATTCCACGATGCAAGCCACTTTGCGGAATTCTGGAGTTCTACGGAGAGTACTGATCGTGACTGGGCGTATAATGCGTGCGTGAAAAACTACGAAGACGAAGCGTACGTAGATTTGCCTACCCGCAAGGATGTGGGAACTTCGGTTCGTTGTGTAAAGGACTAGCCGGAGCGTTGCGGGGCGGCGATTGAGCGCCCGCAGAGGGGGTGATGGAAGACGCGGCCCTTCGACAGGCTCAGGGACCTTGGAACTTCGCTTAGGATGATGTATTCAATGTTGCTCATGCCTCAAAGGGAGCCTACAGCGACCGACCTCACGCCTCATACCTCATTTCCTAACCACGAACCACTGTTTACTGACCACTTCTCTCGTCTCTCGTCTCTCGTCTCTCGTCTAAAATGCTATCTTTCCCCTCGGAACAATTTTATTTAACAGAGGTTCAAAAAATGAATTATTTCAATTCTATCCCTATGCGTCGCCAACTCGAAGAAATTGGCCACTGCCGTTTCATGGAACATTCTGAATTCAGCCGTGGTGTTGAAGCCCTCAAGGGCAAGAAGATCGTGTTCGTCGGTTGCGGTGCCCAGGGTCTCCATCAGGGTCTTGACCTGCGCGATAGCGGCCTCGACGTCTCTTACACGCTCCGCAAGGAAGCCATCGAACAGAAGCGCCAGTCCTGGAAGAACGCTACTGAAAACGGCTTCAAGGTCGGTACCTACGAAGAAATGATTCCGGATGCAGACCTCGTTTGCAACCTCACACCGGATAAGCAGCACCACAACGTGATTCCGGCCATCATGAAGCTCATGAAGAAGGGCGCCGCCCTCTCTTACAGCCACGGCTTCAACATCGTTGAAGAAGGCCAGGAAATCCGCAAGGACATCACGGTGATCATGGTCGCCCCGAAGGGCCCGGGTTCCGAAGTCCGTAGCGAATACGTTCGCGGTTTCGGTATG from uncultured Fibrobacter sp. harbors:
- a CDS encoding fibrobacter succinogenes major paralogous domain-containing protein, which translates into the protein MKKYLDLSSWSRKAAIGSMLIVAFAVVGCDDSSSASAGQNDEPAVESSSSSSGKAGEPAEPAEEASSSSEKAKSSSSDENSQSSSSSSTNVRSSSSETESSSSSVSELSSSSLNDFDWNEPKETYLNPEIEYDTIIDSRDGKVYKMVTIGDQVWMAENLNFDPGQGGSGDAKYEWSWCYDNEPRNCDVAGRLYTWAAAIDSVKLANDAENPQECGYGKNCNLPAKVQGVCPPDWHLPTQAEWNTLFLSVGGQYQSTAGKALKSQSGWFVINSGNYFFSGNGTDEFGFCALPVGWEDREGFHDASHFAEFWSSTESTDRDWAYNACVKNYEDEAYVDLPTRKDVGTSVRCVKD
- the ilvC gene encoding ketol-acid reductoisomerase, with translation MNYFNSIPMRRQLEEIGHCRFMEHSEFSRGVEALKGKKIVFVGCGAQGLHQGLDLRDSGLDVSYTLRKEAIEQKRQSWKNATENGFKVGTYEEMIPDADLVCNLTPDKQHHNVIPAIMKLMKKGAALSYSHGFNIVEEGQEIRKDITVIMVAPKGPGSEVRSEYVRGFGMPCLIAVHPENDPEGKGWDYAKAYAAGLHADRPGVLESSFVAEVKSDLMGEQTILCGMLQTGTILCYDKMVKEFGVEPAYAVKLLQYGWETISEALKHGGITNMMDRLSNPAKIRATELAEKMKKIMKPLYQEHQDNIISGKFSST